The genomic window CTCGCTGAGTTCCTCGCGGGCCAGAAGTTCATCTAAGGCCCTGCGGCCCGCCGCGGCCCCTGGCCCGGCTGAGGCCCATTTCCCTTACCGCCCCTCAGACTTCGCAATCCGCAGGAGAGCAATCCCATGGCTGAAGTTCTCGTCTACGTCGACCACGTGGACGGTGCCGTCCGCAAGCCCACCCTGGAGCTGCTGACCCTGGCCCGCCGCATCGGCGAGCCCGTCGCCGTCGCGCTGGGCAACGGCGCCGCCGACACCGCCGCCGCGCTCGCCGAGCACGGCGCGGTCAAGGTCCTCACCCACGACGCGTCCGAATACGCCGACTACCTCGTCGTCCCCAAGGTCGACGCCCTCCAGGCCGCGGTCGAGGCCGTGTCCCCGGCCGCCGTGCTGGTGCCGTCCTCCGCCGAGGGCAAGGAGATCGCCGCCCGCCTCGCGCTGCGCATCGGCTCCGGCATCATCACCGACGCCGTCGACCTCGAAGCCGGCGACGCCGGCCCGGTGGCCACCCAGTCGGTGTTCGCCGCCTCCTTCACCACCAAGACCCGTGTCTCCAAGGGCACCCCGGTCATCACGGTCAAGCCCAACTCCGCCGCCGTCGAGGCCGCCCCGGCCGCCGGCGCCGTCGAGGCACTGTCCGTGACGTTCGGCGCGCTGGCCACCGGCACCAAGGTCACCGCCCGCACCCCGCGCGAGTCGACCGGGCGTCCGGAGCTGACCGAGGCCGCGATCGTCGTCTCCGGCGGCCGCGGCGTCAACGGCGCGGAGAACTTCGCGATCATCGAGGCCCTCGCCGACTCCCTCGGCGCGGCCGTCGGCGCCTCCCGCGCCGCCGTCGACGCCGGCTGGTACCCGCACACCAACCAGGTCGGCCAGACCGGCAAGTCCGTCTCGCCGCAGCTCTACATCGCCAACGGCATCTCCGGCGCCATCCAGCACCGCGCGGGCATGCAGACCTCCAAGACCATCGTCGCCGTCAACAAGGACGCCGAAGCCCCGATCTTCGACCTGGTCGACTACGGCGTCGTCGGCGACCTCTTCGACGTCGTCCCCCAGCTCACCGAGGAGATCAACACCCGCAAGGGCTGAGACGTGCGCACTCCCAGTTCGGTGCCACAGTCACCCTTGGGCACGACCCGACTCCGTTCGGATTCGCTGAGAAAGTGATCCCCTCATGCAACTCGCCGCGATCATCGTGTCGCTGGTCCTGACCGTGGTCGGCGTTGCGCTGATCGCCCGAGCCGTGTCGCAGATCTACCGGTTCGTGAAGCTCGGTCAGCCGGTGCCGGCGGGCAGCCGCACGGACGACCCGAAGGCGCGCTCGATCACCCTGGCCAAGGAGTTCCTCGGCCACACCCGGATGAACCGGTGGGGGATCGTCGGCTTCGCCCACTGGTTCGTCGCGATCGGCTTCCTGACGCTGCCGCCGACCCTCGCCCAGGCGTACGGCCAGCTGTTCCAGGCGGACTGGACGCTGCCGGTCATCGGCGGCTTCCTGCCGTTCGAGATGTACATCGAGTTCATCGGTGTGATGACGATCCTCGGCATCCTCGTGCTGATGGCCATCCGGCTGCTCAACCTGCCCTCCCGGGCCGGCCGCAAGTCGCGTTTCGCGGGCTCCAAGGCCTGGCAGGCGTACTTCGTCGAGTACGTCATCCTCACCATCGGTCTCGCGATCTACGTGCTGCGCGGCCTCGAGGGCGCCATCCACCACGTGGAGCACTACGAGGCCGGGTACTTCGCCTCGTACCCGCTGGTCCTCGCCTTCAAGGACGTCGACCCGTCAACGCTCCAGAACCTGGTGTACCTCGTCGCGATGATCAAGATCGGCACCTCGCTGATCTGGATGATCACGGTCTCGCTGAACACCAACATGGGTGTCGCCTGGCACCGCTTCCTCGGCTTCCCGAACATCTGGTTCAAGCGCAACGCCGACGGTGCGACGGCGCTGGGCGGTCTCCAGCCGATGACCTCCGGCGGCAAGCCGATCGACTTCACCGACCCCGGTGACGACGACGTCTTCGGTGTCAGCCAGGTGGAGCAGTTCTCCTGGAAGGGCATCCTCGACTTCTCGACCTGCACCGAGTGCGGCCGCTGTCAGTCGCAGTGCCCGGCCTGGAACACCGGCAAGCCGCTGTCCCCCAAGCTCCTCATCATGTCGCTGCGCGACCACGCGCACGCCAAGGCCCCCTACCTGCTCGCCGGTGGCGGCAAGACCATGGAGGGCGAGGAGAAGGCGTCCGAGGAGCAGCTCAAGGACGTGCCCGCCGCAGCGCTCGCCGAGGCCGAGCGTCCGCTGATCGGGACCGTCGAGGAGAACGGCGTCATCGACCCCGACGTCCTGTGGTCCTGCACCACCTGCGGCGCCTGCGTCGAGCAGTGCCCGGTGGACATCGAGCACGTCGACCACATCGTCGACATGCGCCGCTACCAGGTGATGATCGAGTCCGCGTTCCCGTCCGAGGCGGGCACGATGCTCAAGAACCTGGAGAAGAAGGGCAACCCCTGGGGCCTGGCCAAGAAGCAGCGCCTGGAGTGGCTGAAGGAAGTCGACTTCGAGGTCCCGGTCGTCGGCAAGGACATCGAGGACCTCTCCGAGGTCGAGTACCTGTACTGGGTCGGCTGTGCCGGCGCCCTGGAGGACCGCGCCAAGAAGACCACCAAGGCCTTCGCGGAACTCCTCCACATGGCGGGCGTCAAGTTCGCGATCATGGGCGGCGACGAGAAGTGCACCGGTGACTCGGCCCGCCGTCTCGGCAACGAGCCGCTGTTCCAGGAGCTCGGCATGGAGAACGTCGCCGCGCTGAACATGGCCTTCGGCGAGGACGACGAAGACCCGGAGACCAAGAAGCCGAAGTCCGCCAAGAAGATCGTCGCCACCTGCCCGCACTGCCTCAACACCATCGGCAACGAGTACCCGCAGCTCGGCGGCGACTACGAGGTCATCCACCACACCCAGCTGCTCCAGCACCTCATCGACGAGGGCAAGCTGATCCCGGTGACCCCGGTCGAGGGCCTCATCACCTACCACGACCCCTGCTACCTGGGCCGTCACAACAAGATCTACACGCCCCCGCGCGAGATCATGACCGCCGTCCCGGGCCTGCGCCAGCAGGAGATGCACCGCCACAAGGAACGCGGCTTCTGCTGCGGCGCCGGTGGCGCGCGGATGTGGATGGAGGAGCGGATCGGCAAGCGCATCAACAACGAGCGCGTCGACGAAGCCCTCTCCCTGAACCCGGACATCGTCTCCACCGCCTGCCCGTTCTGCCTGGTCATGCTGACCGACTCGGTCAACGGCAAGAAGAACGAGGGCAAGGCCAAGGAATCCATCACGGTCGTCGACGTCGCCCAGCTGCTCCTGGAGTCCGTCAAGACCCCGGCATGGCCCGCGACCACGAAGCCCTCCCCGCCCGTTCCCAAGCCGTAATCCACCTCCTTATGACAAAACGTCAGGGAAGACGGAGCGCACCTCGAGCTGCGCCGTAGCCAGGGACAAAAAACTCCCTCCCACCGCACTCGTACGCGATGGCATGCTGGCAGGCAGTCGGGATTGCTTGCCGAGCCCGGCATTCATCGAACACTGAAACCCGGCGAGCGCAACAGCATCCCGACGTCATGGAGTGACGGCGCAGAAAGCGGCAATACAATGCGGGCCAAAAAATGTCTGCCGACATGCGGTTCGACCGGACACGTCCTTTAGGGACTTGCGTTCGGTATGACGAGGGAGGGGGCCCACGTGCTCATCGACACCTACGGCCGAGTGGCCACCGACCTGAGGGTCTCGCTGACCGACCGGTGCAATCTGCGCTGCACCTACTGCATGCCGGAGGAAGGCCTGCAGTGGCTGGCCAAGCCCGACCTGCTCACGGACGACGAGATCGTCCGTCTCATCGACATAGCGGTCCGCACGCTGGGCATCACGGAGGTCCGCTTCACGGGCGGCGAACCGCTGCTGCGCCCCGGCCTGGTCGGCATCGTGGAGCGCGTGGCGGCTCTCGCCCCCCGTCCCCAGATGTCCCTCACCACCAACGGCATCGGTCTCAAGCGCACGGCGACGGCCCTGAAGGCGGCCGGTCTGGACCGGGTGAACGTCTCGCTGGACACCATCCGCCCGGACGTCTTCAAGACCCTGACCCGCCGGGACCGCCACAAGGACGTCCTCGAGGGCCTGGCAGCCGCCCGCGACGCCGGCCTGACCCCCGTCAAGGTCAACTCGGTCCTGATGCCCGGCCTGAACGAGAACGAGGCCCCGGACCTCCTGGCCTGGGCCGTGGAGCACGACTACGAGCTGCGCTTCATCGAACAGATGCCCCTGGACGCCCAGCACGGCTGGAAGCGCGACGGCATGGTCACGGCCGGCGACATCCTGACGTCACTGCGCACCCGCTTCGACCTCACCCCAGAGGGCCAGGACGAGCGAGGCTCGGCCCCGGCGGAACGCTGGCTGGTGGACGGCGGCCCTCACCGTGTGGGTGTCATCGCCTCCGTCACCCGCCCCTTCTGCTCGGCCTGCGACCGCACCCGCCTCACCGCCGACGGCCAAGTCCGCACCTGCCTCTTCGCCCGCGAGGAAACCGACCTCCGCGCCGCCCTGCGCTCGGGCGCCCCGGACGAGGAGATCGCCCGCATCTGGCGCCTGGCGATGTGGGGCAAGAAGGCGGGAGCAGGCCTGGACGACCCGTCCTTCGTCCAGCCGGACCGCCCCATGTCGGCAATCGGCGGCTGATCAGCATCGTGGACCGCACCGCCAAGGGCCGTGATCTTCAACGACGGCAGCTTCTCACCGGCAGCTCGTGGCTCACCCGCCCAGGGCCGGGTACTGCCGTCGAAGACGGTGTATATAGACCCGATTGCACCGCTGCGCCCTGAGCGGTGTCCTCCCCGGCGGTGTGGCGGCGAGGAGCGCGAAGCGCGAGAGGAGTGTCGACAGGCTGATGTCCCGTAACGCGGAGCTGCGGTTGTTCACCCCCGAGTGCGCCGAGCCGGCCGATCGCCGACCGCAGCTCACCTTCGCGCTCAGGCCGCCTCCCGAATGCACGGGCCCTGACTGGCGCACCGTCCTTGACGGCGCGCATGCGACGACCTGCCTGACGAACTGAAACTGAAGCAGTCAGCCGCGGCGTGCCGACGCGAGACTGAACCTTTCCATGACGGCGACGATGCGTTCTCGGACCTCAGGGCGCGCGATCAGTTCGATGTTCGCGGCGAGGCTGTCGCGCAGGGCTGTCTCGAAGGCCGGTGTCGACGCACCGCGGGCGATGCCTTTGACCCGCGCGAAGGTCTCGACGGGCCCGTGAGCCATGTCCGATGCCCACCGCAATGCGCAGGCATCCAGCTCGTCGGGCTCGCACACCTCGTTCACGATGCCGAGGCCGAGAGCCCGGTCGGCGTTGACAAAGGCGCCCGATGCCAACAGAGCGGTGGCGGCGGGCAGGCCCGCCACAAGGGGCAGCAGGTAGGCGCCGCCGGCCACCGGGACCATCCCGAGGTTGACGTAGCTCTCGGCGAAACGCGCGGTGGAAGCGGCCACGCGCACGTCACAGGCCAGACCGAAGTCGAGCCCACCGGCCGTGGCCGCGCCGTTGAACGCGGCGACGATCGGCTTCGGGGCGCCCCAGATGAGGCGGACGGTGCGTTGTACGGCGGGCATCCACACGTCGGCGAGGTAGTCCATCAGGCCATCGGCGCCATCGCCGTGGTACACGTCGAACATCTCCCGGACGTCGGCCCCGGCGCAGAACACCGAACCCGTCCCGGTCAGCACGACCGCTTTGACCCCGTCCGTGTCGCACAGCCTCTGGACGGCGTCACCGAGTTCCGTAACGACGGCCGGCGTCACCGAGTTGCCACGCTCCGGGCGGTTCACCCGTACCGAACCGATCACGTCCGTACCGTCGACCACGATCTCATCCACGAGAGGTCACCACCTTTGTCACGTTGGCAGGGACGTGGGTGGGATCCGCCACCCACGCGCGGAGCATCCGCTTGATGTCGCCGCGAGCGATCTTGGCCTCGCCGGAGGCCCGAGGAATCGGGTCGCTCGAGAGGTAGACATGGCGGGGATTCTTGAATCCGGCCAGTTTGCCGCGCACCCAGTCAGTGAGCTCCTCCGGCTTGAGGGCGTCGAGGTCGGGCGCGTGGACCAGCGCCGCCGGGGTCTCGCCCCACTGCTCGTCGGGAACGCCCACCACGACGGCCTCACGCACTCCGGGATGCTCTTCAAAAGCGCGTTCGATCTCGACAGGCTGGATGTTGGTGCCGCCGGTGATGATCGTCTCGCTGGCTCGGCCGACGATGAAGACGCGACCCTCTTCGTCGAAGTGGCCCAGGTCCGAGGTGCGCCACCAACCGTCGGGAAGAAGGCGTTCGGCGTGCTCGGCCTCCGCGCCGAGGAGCGCAGTGGTGATGCTCGGGGTGCGGATCACCAGCTCTCCCTGGATGCCGGGCGGCACCTCGTCGAGTACGTCACCGCCGACGAGGAGGGAGAACTCCACTCCGGGAACGGGCCGGCCGATGGAGGGCCACAACGCGGGTGTCCTCATCTCCTGTCGGCTGAGCAGAGTAGTGGACGCGGGTGCCTCGGTCTGTCCCCAGCACTGGAGCAGTGCGTCCGTATGCTCGCTGACGGTCTCGAGCGCCGGAAGGGCGGCGGGTTCACCGGCCAGCATCAGGCAGGAGAGCTGTGCGTCACGCAGCAGCGGGAGTTCGTCGGAAGCGCTGATCCGGCGCAGCATGGTCGGAACGGCGAACATCCAGTCGATCCGCTCGTCCTTGATCACCCGGAGTGTCTCGTCCGCGTCGAACCGTGGCAGGACCACGTTCGTGCCCCCGCACAGCAGCGTGGGCAGAACACTCCAGCCGCCTGCGTACACCAGGGGCGCCACCTGCAGGGTTCGGGGAGCGAGTGTCGGTCCGCTCGTGCTCA from Streptomyces sp. DSM 40750 includes these protein-coding regions:
- a CDS encoding (Fe-S)-binding protein, translating into MQLAAIIVSLVLTVVGVALIARAVSQIYRFVKLGQPVPAGSRTDDPKARSITLAKEFLGHTRMNRWGIVGFAHWFVAIGFLTLPPTLAQAYGQLFQADWTLPVIGGFLPFEMYIEFIGVMTILGILVLMAIRLLNLPSRAGRKSRFAGSKAWQAYFVEYVILTIGLAIYVLRGLEGAIHHVEHYEAGYFASYPLVLAFKDVDPSTLQNLVYLVAMIKIGTSLIWMITVSLNTNMGVAWHRFLGFPNIWFKRNADGATALGGLQPMTSGGKPIDFTDPGDDDVFGVSQVEQFSWKGILDFSTCTECGRCQSQCPAWNTGKPLSPKLLIMSLRDHAHAKAPYLLAGGGKTMEGEEKASEEQLKDVPAAALAEAERPLIGTVEENGVIDPDVLWSCTTCGACVEQCPVDIEHVDHIVDMRRYQVMIESAFPSEAGTMLKNLEKKGNPWGLAKKQRLEWLKEVDFEVPVVGKDIEDLSEVEYLYWVGCAGALEDRAKKTTKAFAELLHMAGVKFAIMGGDEKCTGDSARRLGNEPLFQELGMENVAALNMAFGEDDEDPETKKPKSAKKIVATCPHCLNTIGNEYPQLGGDYEVIHHTQLLQHLIDEGKLIPVTPVEGLITYHDPCYLGRHNKIYTPPREIMTAVPGLRQQEMHRHKERGFCCGAGGARMWMEERIGKRINNERVDEALSLNPDIVSTACPFCLVMLTDSVNGKKNEGKAKESITVVDVAQLLLESVKTPAWPATTKPSPPVPKP
- a CDS encoding class I adenylate-forming enzyme family protein, translating into MTTAMNVATQTVVQLMSQIERRPRHSVAVEGSDGRHRLTVADLTQASNRLANAFIGLGLAPGDRVAYVAQNHVEYVVLEFALLKAGLVKVPLNHRFTPHELRRCMELADVRLVVADGPAAAAIDEVVDGDELLKVVLGERPGWRSFDALAAAGSPLRPRVHVGPDDLYHIRFSSGSTGRPKGIAISHRGARAAILGNTWVMSTSGPTLAPRTLQVAPLVYAGGWSVLPTLLCGGTNVVLPRFDADETLRVIKDERIDWMFAVPTMLRRISASDELPLLRDAQLSCLMLAGEPAALPALETVSEHTDALLQCWGQTEAPASTTLLSRQEMRTPALWPSIGRPVPGVEFSLLVGGDVLDEVPPGIQGELVIRTPSITTALLGAEAEHAERLLPDGWWRTSDLGHFDEEGRVFIVGRASETIITGGTNIQPVEIERAFEEHPGVREAVVVGVPDEQWGETPAALVHAPDLDALKPEELTDWVRGKLAGFKNPRHVYLSSDPIPRASGEAKIARGDIKRMLRAWVADPTHVPANVTKVVTSRG
- the moaA gene encoding GTP 3',8-cyclase MoaA; translated protein: MLIDTYGRVATDLRVSLTDRCNLRCTYCMPEEGLQWLAKPDLLTDDEIVRLIDIAVRTLGITEVRFTGGEPLLRPGLVGIVERVAALAPRPQMSLTTNGIGLKRTATALKAAGLDRVNVSLDTIRPDVFKTLTRRDRHKDVLEGLAAARDAGLTPVKVNSVLMPGLNENEAPDLLAWAVEHDYELRFIEQMPLDAQHGWKRDGMVTAGDILTSLRTRFDLTPEGQDERGSAPAERWLVDGGPHRVGVIASVTRPFCSACDRTRLTADGQVRTCLFAREETDLRAALRSGAPDEEIARIWRLAMWGKKAGAGLDDPSFVQPDRPMSAIGG
- a CDS encoding electron transfer flavoprotein subunit alpha/FixB family protein; translated protein: MAEVLVYVDHVDGAVRKPTLELLTLARRIGEPVAVALGNGAADTAAALAEHGAVKVLTHDASEYADYLVVPKVDALQAAVEAVSPAAVLVPSSAEGKEIAARLALRIGSGIITDAVDLEAGDAGPVATQSVFAASFTTKTRVSKGTPVITVKPNSAAVEAAPAAGAVEALSVTFGALATGTKVTARTPRESTGRPELTEAAIVVSGGRGVNGAENFAIIEALADSLGAAVGASRAAVDAGWYPHTNQVGQTGKSVSPQLYIANGISGAIQHRAGMQTSKTIVAVNKDAEAPIFDLVDYGVVGDLFDVVPQLTEEINTRKG
- a CDS encoding enoyl-CoA hydratase/isomerase family protein, coding for MDEIVVDGTDVIGSVRVNRPERGNSVTPAVVTELGDAVQRLCDTDGVKAVVLTGTGSVFCAGADVREMFDVYHGDGADGLMDYLADVWMPAVQRTVRLIWGAPKPIVAAFNGAATAGGLDFGLACDVRVAASTARFAESYVNLGMVPVAGGAYLLPLVAGLPAATALLASGAFVNADRALGLGIVNEVCEPDELDACALRWASDMAHGPVETFARVKGIARGASTPAFETALRDSLAANIELIARPEVRERIVAVMERFSLASARRG